Genomic DNA from Ctenopharyngodon idella isolate HZGC_01 chromosome 1, HZGC01, whole genome shotgun sequence:
CACTCTaaagattttacattttgtaagtTCTTTGGTCACTCTATGAATATGGTAGAAAGCAGCAAAGTTAGTCAGTGAGTGATGGTGAGCTGTTATACTCTTTAAGTATTACAGTGACAGCTctataaaagcaaaaaaatgcAAGGATAAACTGTACGAGAAAATtatgctctctttctctcctcatCCTCGTCTATGTCCTCCTTATTGGCTGTGCACAGATTTACTGGCTTCCACAGCACATCACTGTATAAATGAACTCATAAATGTCGATTTCAGTAACCTCTGTGTTTACTTCCGTAAAGTTCTGTGCTGTGTGCCGTCCTTGTTATTGTTCTTTTGCACTTACAGGTCAGTTCAGGATCGTAAGCTGTTCAGACTTAAAATCTGATAGtggccacatttaaaaaataatgtaaacagCCAAGCAAAAAAATCTGATCTGAGTAATAAATCAAAACTGAGCACTAAGGTTTGCATTGTGAACATAGCCTAACTGAACTTTATAATTCCTACACAAGAGAGACTGTGTTTTTCCATACAAAGGAATTGGAAATTTCCATACAATTTGGCTGTCGGCCAAAATTAGTTGAAAAATATCGGCATATCGGATATTGGCAAAAATCCAATACCATGCATCCCTATCTGTGTGACAATtcaaattgttttttgttgttgttttttaatagaaaaatttAACAATTTCAAATTATTGGAATTACTATTAGGAATTGCACTGTTTAGCTTGAGAGAGGTTTTTGACttttaccagttttcataatgtagaGAGTGTGTTAAtttatatgataatattttaaatcaggAAACTAGATGAGTAATTGAGTAAAATAAACCATGCGTGTGAGTTGACATTGTCTTGATTTGTGCTTATAGGTGAAAGTGCAATAATtctaatgaaatgtaaaaagaaatttCTCAAATGAAATCATGATCAGTAAACAAGATTgcaattttgagcaaaataattgtaattatcagtttaaccattatATTCTATGACTAAAATAGGTTTTCAATAAcaaaaactagactaaaattcCCAGACTTTTAATCAACTGaacattagggctgggtatcgtTCAAAAATTTTTGATATTGATACCGATATCTTGACTTCGATACCGATTCCTGAACGATACCTTTTTCGATACcaattttataaaatctgttttaacaAGATTACATTACCTCAAAAAAtctttggttttatattttaagtttgttGACTGTTTTACAGACTCAAAGACTCATCTCCTGAGCCACTGCacaaaggaataaaaaaaaaacacaaattaacaaaatgtaaCCAACACAATAAATCagtgaaaataattttaataaagttcaAATAGTTTTCAATGCAAAATCAACAGTTTCAAGTCAGTATGTGAGGCTCACTGCAGATCTTTAAATCACACAGCAAttgttcttcttcaaaaaataattaattattattaacaatatatatagaaaattgtgtacattttaatgATAAATTGATTAATCTGGCGCACTTTGAGAGTTCAAAATAAAGAGCTCCAAAACATAGGCTTTACTCCCTTCAGACTTATATTTTGTCACTGTTTCCGTACATCATTGTtggatatataattatatataatatataattatataatttctgttagttaagcttgtgtatatttttagttaaaactGTTAAGTTATAAAGCAATATTTCATGTAgggttttcctttgtgttttatataatgaccactaggaGGTGCTCTAGGCACTTGTCGGCAGCGCAAGGAGCTTGGCAGCGGACGCAGCGTCTCATTCTCTATTCAGAGAACATAGGTTACGTcagtaacctgagacgttctcTTTCATAGGTTCACTCGACGCTGCGTAGCTATGACGCAATGGGAACGATATACCAAACATGCCAAGCTAAAGCGCTGCCGTATCTGGTATGATGAAAAACCAGATAGCAACCATGGTCAGTTCAAACAGACAGAACCTGGGAACCCGGAGTCATGTTGAGATCCAAACTATAAAATTTAACAAACGTGTGCGGGGAGGACCATCCTGCCGCTACACAAATGTCCTCCAGGAGGACCCCTCTAAAAAGAGCTTGAAAGGAAGCCACACTTCTGGTGGAACGTGTCCGAACGCTAAGAGGTGAAGACAGACCATGCACCTCATATGCCAGCGAAATAGCCTCCGTAACCCAGTGAGAAATTCTCTGCTTTGATGCGGCAAGCCCGCGGCGGCCAGCACCAAAACATATCAAAAGCTGATTCGTTCTTTTCCAACCGCTAGAGCGATCTCTGTAAGACTTCAGAGCTCGGACAGGGCAGAGCAAGTGAAGTTTTTTATCCTCATCAGAGGCGAAAGGAGGAGGATGGAATTAGTGAAGGGTGATAACTTGAGAGCGAAATGATGTAGGCAAGACCTTGGGCACGTATCCTGGCCTGGGTCTTAAGGTTACCTTAACTAGACCAGGCATGAAGTCCAGATCCCACAAGGGAATTCCAGGGAGGCGGGCTGGCTTCAGGCGCCGAACCCCACGCATAAATGCCGAGACCAACCTATGTTTGCCCAGGGGAATTTTATCTGACTCCCTTCGAGCAGCAATGGCTGTGACATAAACTCTCAGAGTAGTAGCAGCTTCCACCGCAGCAAATTTTTCTTGCAGGAACTCCAGCACTGAACCCACAGGGCAGTTGACTGTTGTCCGTTGTGATCATTTGCTGATGGAAAACAGCACCCATGTTGACCCCTTTTTGAAGAAAGAGTGGGTTCCGCCATATCGAAAGGGCGTGGAAACAAACGCGCGACACTTTCAACAGGCAAAAGGCCGGTCCTGTCGATTGGACCCCtcatggggcgttcacaccagacgcgacttgcgcAAATCGTGCTATTCGCGCGTagttactcgcttcattcgcgcatgaaattcacttcacaacagacgcgaattcgcgtcatgagaggggctcTCCCTCTCCTTTAAATATGTGTCCCTCAGACTCTTCCACttctttctgcacacttcctctgaataaacacatcaactcgtcagcgggagagtagttgtaaaatacggcaaataagctcaatttgccggctttagctagcttgtagtctcaatatgtatatatatagctcaaattgagtaaagaccattttttacaacttaccagattgtcctacctcctcactcactttattccaagcaagatcctttttattcctgtttctataaaagtgcGAAGATATATCGTACAGCAACggtgattttgtcctccattgttgttttggaTTTCTGCTTCCGCTCCCTACGTCGTAATCAcatcactactagagcaagctcctgattggttaacgtggtgcgaatattcgccaaagttcagatttttcaacttgcGTCATTCGCGCCATTCGCGCAGCAGGATGTctattcgcgtctttgcattgacttaacatgtaaatcactcgtgcttaacgcttcattcgtgtctggtgtgaacgcaccataagAACTTCATCCACCAAAGAAACGGTCTCATGTGAAGAAATCCTAGGGGCAGCGCATGAGGCCCAGGAGCCTGCGACAGGTGCTTACAGAGAAATGATGGCCTAGCCTGAAGCGGACCAAACATGTAACAAGACTAGAAATCCAGGCAGGAGCCAGATGGGCCTGCATCTGAATGGAATCCAGACAGAACTGGAGCGTGTAACCGAACTGCACTGTTTTTAGAATCCGAAGCGATACCCCTGGCAGACGCCTCCATTTGTAAAAGAAATGTGATAGAGGAAACTCTGTCGCAATGTAGAGGACATACCTGCATTAGAGTGTCGAACTGGTCCTTGCAGGTTAGCATGGTTGACCGCGAAGGAGAGCGCCCGGCGTACTGACGCGGAACAAGAGGGCCCACAGCCTGTGTGACCAATATGGGGTCTGCCGGCTCCTTGAGAAAACTGCATGTGTCTCCGATTACGCGAGCAGCAGGCAACACACAAATCGGCAGTGAGGGGAGAAAGCTTAGCGCGTCTCCTATCTCCCGTGACGAAAAGGGGTGAGGCTGATCGAACGCTGCACACCGGAACGTGCTGGACGGCGGATGTGACAGAGCTGGATGAGGAGAGCGAGTGAGAGGTGGGCGGAAACGCTTGCACGGTCTGACCCAACCTCAGAAAGCAGGGAAAGCTCTCCTCTTTCTGGCGTGAGGGTCAGGAGCGACTCGAAGGAGTATGTTTAGTGGCTCTTAAGGCCAAATCTGTGGCTCTGCGGAGCTCCTTAACCGCTTCCCGCGTCAGACCATTGGCCTCGtccatttctttcaaaacatccGCCTGGTAGGCTTGGGGAATGGCCATTGTATGAAGGGCCATGCCAGCCTGACCAGCTGCCATGTAGGACTTTCCGATAAGGGTGGAAGTAGTCCTGCACGGTTTAGATGGAAGGAGGGGGCGGAATTTCCAAGAACGAGCCAAAGATAGAGAGAGGTGTGTAGCCAGTGTGTCTTCATTCGCTGGAATGGCGGTATAGCCCTGCTCCACAGAACCAATGAGGTTGATGAAGTCAGTGGCTGCCGCATTGGTCAAGCGGGCGGAAAACGGCTGCTTCCAGGATCTGGAAATCTCACTATGCAGATCACTGAAAAAGGGCAGCTTTCTCCGTACTGGCCTAGAATTGGGGCCGCTCAAAAAACTCTCATCTAGTTTAGACGACTGAGATTCGCGGGGCTCTTCGGGCCAATCAATAACGAGCTTCTCTGTAGCGCGCGAAAGCACGTCGATAAGCTCTGAGTAGGCCGCAGAAGGTCACGCTTCCTGGCCATCAGGTGGGAGAGCGTCAGCTAAAGCAGGCCCGAAATCCTCAGAGTCGAATGCTGGGCGTAAATAACATCGTCTAGCCCGAAGGAAACCGTCTCGCGTGCCTCTGGGTTAGGGCACAGATAATCATGCGAGAATTCGACCGGCAAACCCCGCACGTGTGCTcaggagagggagggagagaaaggGCGAGGCCTGTCTGCTCGCTCTCCATGTCCTCGAGCTCTACATCTGAACCCCAGGTCACGGATTCACGTGAGGCCTCGGCGGCTTCGGGAGCGTGACGGGGAAAAACGGATGACTCCTTCTCAAAAAACGTTTTTGAGAGTTTTGAGAAGGAGATTTTCACAGAAGAGGAGATTTTCACAGTAGCTCGCAATGAAGCGAGAACACGGCAGTATACAGTGACGAAACTCTATGGCACTTCACCACAAGGAGAACTGAGTTCCACTATCGCAGTCACTGAAGTGCAGATGAAGAAACACTCGAATAACAATCCAAAATTCTTGTCAGATAAACCGTAGCAGAAGGGCTAAAATGGCCGCTTCGCATAAACAGctgtatgattaaaaaaaaaagacatttgacTAAGACTAAGACTGATGTAAATGGTATTTGTGAATgaataacaatttttttaaacttgaaatatatattaagatcttttaaaaaatattttttgggcTGTGTACAGGGCAGGCACATGTTTTCTAGGTATAAGactttttacttgatggttacaccacatgacatctTTAGAGTCATTAAATTGAAAACTTcttgaaatttttttaaatcatggaCACACTTGTATGTCACTAACTCATTTAATTTTGCCTAAGGAAAAAGGGCGTAAGCCTCAGTGGAACAAACTGACACTGTGAAACAGAGGCGAGATTAAGATAAACCAGTACCGTGTCTCTGTTGACCCTTTTGTTTCTTTCCTGTTTGTTAAGCAGTATTTCAGCTCACCCTGCCTGGTTTCCTGTCATGCACCATAGATCTGTCTTTCTGTTAATgtgattgtttttctttttagctCACAAAAATTGTGAATTTCTTGCACTGTGCATGCACAAGTTGACTGGTAGATGATACATGTCATGCAGTGTGGTGTTTCTGTGCTCTGTGGTTTGATCAGTGGAAACATATGCTCTGCAGAAGCTGGAGGAACAGGACAGGAAGGCTCTAAACATGAAGGAGCAACTGCAGAGAGAACATCGCTACCTCAAACGGCGTCTGGAGCAGCTCTCTGTACAGGGCTTAGAGCGCATTCGCACTGACAGCATGGGCTCCACCATCTCCACTGACTCTGAGCAAGGTACAGCATAGCTGAAATATCTTGATGAGAAATCAGGAAATATGTGGACATACATtcaataaaacttttaaaagcaaaattAAGTTCTACACTTTCAGCAACTACACATACTTTTGCACATGCTACTTATATTGTGATACATATACCCATATCTATCAACAAATTTCAGTTTAATGttcttgttttaatgtttatttagttatttcctctcaataacaaaataaacacaaaagaaaataagaaaacagcaagcattgtttttaaataaagcataagAATCTGATCATAGCaacgtggatatgtttgcacggCACTCTAGTAAAGTCACGTCACGtctatttatatagcacttcaCCCTTTAATATGTATAAACAAACATGAAGCAGGTTTACAGTAAATTCATGTATAGTGGAACACCTGTAGGTGAGCAAGAAGcattgcaaataataataataataataataaacacactATTTTATAAGCATAACCATAACCCTTGTACATAAGTCAACATTATTGTCTGTGGTAATCAACAATCTTATATTTGCCACCATAAGACATCAGGTTTAATAGAATATTCCTTTATTCTGGGGATTATTGATTCATGTGTAAAAATCAGTGTTGATGAGATGTTATTTCTATGTGTTCACAGAAGTGGACATTGACATAGAGGGAATGGAGTTCACGCCAGGTGAGGGTGATAGTGTGGACAGTGTTAGCGATGGTGAGGACCACTACAGCCTGCAGAGCAGCTCCAGCGATGGAGGCCACCATTCACATTCCCACAGATTACAGGCTCACATCTGCTAGGCCGTGTCAGAAGGCAACAGTGTGTCACCTCCAACATACCCATCAGCCACTCCCAGCTGGCAGGAAGCACCTGGCTGATTTCCACTCCTCAGAAAACTCTCTCTCCCCTCTCAACCCTTGCAACACTTTATATCAGACCCCCCTCCAACcccacaaatacacacagacaAGCAATATGTGGTTTTAGTGAGAACATGTGGTGTGGTAATGCAGTTTTCACTTGTCTGTTTTGCTGCTGTGTGAAATTGTGGCTCTGTTCCTAAACCTAGTAACTGCCTTGCTGTCTATCATCTACATTGGCAGTCTACATTGGTATCATCTAAGGCAGTATCTTAactgaaattgatcaaaattataAAACACTATATAGGCTTGCTTATGTGCATCACTCACATAACTcacattttaatcaaatatatcCAATTCCCATTGGAATTCCAAGCCACCACAGGCGAGGGCAACACATTTACCCACAAAGATAACTTCTCTTAATGTGGAGCACACATGCCTGTGCACCCTCACACAAAAACTTGCAGCTTCTTTTACTGAGGCAAAAATTTATAAATAGaagattgcacacacacacacacacacacaggaacacAGAACCTTGTTTTGAGCCGCTGCCCTgtgaattttataaataaaatagcttCACTACTGAAAGCTACAATATATTTTTCAGCAACAAAGGGGATAACGTTGCTGTTTTTGAAGCCATTAAACTCACAGCTTCACTATATAAACTAGATGCAAGTAAATCACATGCACAGTCTCTTTATCGAATACATTCAAATAATCTTAGAAGGTTAGATCCAAGTTACAAGTTGTTACAAGATACAAGTTGTGTCTTAAATGACTAAACAAGTGGGACAAAAAATcggatatggtcaaaagatcaCATCTGTGCATTAAGCCTTGTACTGTAAACACAGCCTTTGACTGTTCCAAAAAGTTGGAAGTTAGACTATAATATCTAAAAATGTTGTCTATCTAGGCAGCTTGCTAGTTTTGGGAATAGAGCTTGCTTGTGTGCCAGTTCATTTTGCACAATGGGCTTGAACAgaattcttgtgtttcttgaAACTGCAAGACATAGCATTAAGCACATTAATAGACTCCTTAATAGACTAATGGAAAGGGAGCAAAAGGCTAAAACTTCAGGGTACTTCTAGGAATCAGTGGTTTCTATTTcagattaaaaaatgttatgttcTCACCACACAGTTAAAATGACCTTGAAGTTCAttaatttgttacttttttgtGAAAGAAGAAAGAATATTAATATCTAATGGCTGATTActtgtgtaattaattaaaacactCAGTTGCGACAGGAACAAAAAAAATGGTGCTGTCCAGATGCATCACTACGACAGTCTGTTGTCAATACTTTTAGTAGTAAATTATGTAGCAATAAACTTGGAAAGCTACAGCTTTCTAATGCAGTGAAATGATTCTGCACCAAGCCTGAAAAACTTGAGAAGATAAGTAGTTTTGTGAGTACTTGTACAACTATCTTTGTGAAGACAGGTTTGAATTTTAGTGGAGTGAGGACAAAGAGAGTAAAGTGAGAACATTTTGGCCAGTCCTCAATTTCTGACACTCTTTTAAAGACCTGTTTGAGGGTCAAGACTTGGTTTTAGGGATAAGGTTATAATTAGGTTAAGGATAGGTTTAGGGTAAGTGTTCAGGTTAGGCACTTAgttgtgatgggtagggttagtgcAAGGAGCTAGAGATGTCCTCACAGAGATAGatgtacaagtgtgtgtgtgtgtgtgtgtggccagCAATGAAACTGACAAGTCAAAACTGTATGACTGTACATGTGAAGGTGTAGGGATGGGAAAAGCTCTTTGTCGAAGTGTTGGTACTATCAGAAAATTATATTGATGCTTTTAGTCCCATGTCTTTCCCTGTAACTTACTTGCAATAATTTTTGAAGCCTTTATTCTTCAGCAGTAAATATGCAGTGCGGTGTGCAATATTCAGAGTATATAAAAGAAAGTTCTTTGTGCTGGGAATTCCAACTCTTCAGACAGTCCCAGTCTTAAAAGCAGGTtagaccaaaaaaaataaataaaataaaataaaataaataaaaaagcaaaaaagcaaatgtacaatacaaaaaaagaagCCACAAAATACTTGTGATTTTAACAAATGCAGTTTATTTTCTGTAGTAGCTTTTGTACTATATTTTCCTAAATAGTCCTTGGTTAAAAGACAAATAGAAgaccatataaataaatatatagtatatacaaTGACAGAACATGAAACCAGGATAATGTTTGGGAGAACTCTGGCATTTGTCCCTTATCTCCAGCTGTCATGCTGTGCCTTGACTGGTCGTATCCCTGTTTCTCCCCCCATCTCCTTGACACATCCCTCCAGCCCTGCTCAGATCCACAACCAGCCAGCCACCCTGCAGCTTCCATCCTCAGAATAGACTCTTCTTTGGCCTTTAGCACAAGGTGACGAGAAACATTCGTTAGTCACCTCTGACCTCCATCTTTTAATTCTCCTAAaatgtgctttccattctgccaTGCAACATCATCCGCATCACACTGGTCATCTCCTCTTGTGGCAGCTCGTCTCACCCCATTGAAAAGTGTTGTCTAATCAACCCTGCCCTTGAGGctcttttcatatatattttttttataatagctGTCTTTTATTGTCTTTATGCCTAAGATGTGTTTTGTATTTCAAACAATGAAGTGGAAGACCTTGGGAGAAGAGCATTGGAATCAATCATTAATGGCAGCTCGAGTCCTCCCCACCCTCTCCCAATGGTAGTTCCTGTTTTAGTGTTAAAGTGTGCTTAAGGTGATGGTAGTATTTGATCCTCTGCCCATAAAAGCAAAGATACAGcaatatgatttttttggtttgtttgtaaA
This window encodes:
- the mxd4 gene encoding max dimerization protein 4; this encodes MELNSLLLLLEAAEYLERRDREAEHGYASVLPYDSDFSRKKTKSSPISRKNHNNRSSHNELEKHRRAKLRLYLEQLKQLVPLGPDSTRHTTLSLLKRAKMHIKKLEEQDRKALNMKEQLQREHRYLKRRLEQLSVQGLERIRTDSMGSTISTDSEQEVDIDIEGMEFTPGEGDSVDSVSDGEDHYSLQSSSSDGGHHSHSHRLQAHIC